Part of the Athalia rosae chromosome 2, iyAthRosa1.1, whole genome shotgun sequence genome, ACTTGTACATTGAACGGATTATAGATACGCTAGATTAAACGAGATTTAAAAATCAAGAGAATGGTGAACCCGTCGGGGAGGTCATTTCTCAATGAACATAGAACGCCGCACGATGTCGGTCGGTTctcttatacatatgtatgtgcagTTACAGATAACAACCAAATAAATTCATGCTCATTTATAATTGGACAAAAGatcaaaaatggaaagaaggGCAGGCGataacttttcattttttttttttttttgttatcattgttttatgacgataaaaataatgtataGTCTGCAGAAACAAATtaaggtgaatttttttccacaattatATTGGCGGTATATGCTCATGCAATGTTCATACGCATATTTTATAATGTAAACATTTAACATGCGATGCGTTTATCGGTGCATTGAAAAACAACGCATCAATGAACTCATAAAATCGTGTTGTTTTATTCGAACCGGTTAACATACAATTAGATTATTCTAACCATTTAGATAAAGACGTTTACAGTTTAATTTGTCCCGGTACCTGCGTTACCAATATATGTATTTCACGAAATTTTAGAAAcccattttttccattaatgGAATCATAATAATACTGTGCGTCTTATCTTGAAACATTAAAGGTGAAATtgtttatttaatattttcaaataaatattctaACATTTTGTATGTCGCACTGTGAACGTGTGGTAAAATTATGCATATAAGAGAAGCCGTTTTCTGTAGGAagattaaaaatgaaagataacgAATAGGCACGATGActgtagaaattgaaaaaataattaaaatagacACAGACTGCTCCTATGATAATTTAACATTTGATTATCACTCCTGATCAAACTTTATCTACGAAAATCTTAAAAGTCGCGAAAGTAAAAATGTTTAAAGTGACTGAAAGTACTAAATGTACGTCGAAGcgagaaagaaatcaaattgatccagaagttaaaaaaaaaatcactctaTGCTACCAAAGATAAGAAAGATGACACTAgtgttaataataatgttcATCGAACCTGTAATAATAAGAGGTCGACGAGAGCAAGATATTCGGGAAAAAGGCTCGGCAAGAAAATATACctaaaaagaggaagaagctCACGTAAAAACTATGAGTAACAAAACTCTGATAATagattcttattcttattcttatgaTTTTCCTTATTAATACCAGATGACCATATTTATTAACTTGGAGTATGTTTTGAACACGTATTGCTCTGAAAATATCATTCGATGGAGGGGAGGAAATATTTAATAGTCTTATAGAGGAAATCGCGACGGAATTTCGTTATGAATGTAAGTGAATTTCTAATTATACGAGAAAGAGTCAACAGCTTCCGATTGCATTATCCGATGCAACCAGAAGAGTTacgaaacattttttctaattcattcAATATGCTCATTTCCAACTTAATCATACGGCGGCTGATAGAGCGAACAGAGATGATgtatatgcgaaaaaaatgtatgtaatAGGAAAAATTGCTCACACAGCAACTGATGTAGACATGAAATTAATGTGACCAGCACTGAATCGGATGCAGAAATGTTATTAATCAAAGTAGCACAGTTGGTCTGAATCTTCTGATAACTTTTAGTGCTCGGGATAATACAAAGTATTCACCTTTGAATTTAAATCCGTCCTCATTAACCAATAAACGAAATATACCTTCCAGGCATGCTGAAGAATATATCATACGATATACTATGCACTAAGTGAGCTGCGGTAACTATTCTTTGTATAATTGACATAATAACAAAACACCGGGAAccttaatttaatttaatttgataAGAATAGAAGATGAACCAGCGACAacttttttaaaaacgaaatagCTGCAGATTAAATTCATAGCATCACTTACGCTCTGTAGCCGCAGCCTCTTCCACATCCCTGGCACAGTAGACTTCCGGTAATTCTTGAgccgttgaaaattatcgtaaaatttcactctcacgtattatatgtatattctgtTTTGAATACTGTATTGAAACCGTTTTGAAATGTCTGTTGTTGGATAGACTACATGGGGCGATATTTTCtcttataattattgaaaaatctacCGCGCGAGAAAATTCATCCACCGCAATGTCCAGCTAATATTACAACTTATACAACACGATCGTATGTTACGCTTGGAGAGTAGTGACAAGTATGATTACCTTAGACGTACATTGCATCTACTTATATAAATACAGCATGAAGAAGAGATCATAATAacaatacatatatctatctatatcCTTCAAAGCTGAATCCTGACGTGCTATATTGTCGCGTGTTCGTCTCAACTTGGTCTTATTCTTTAAATCCAACTGGTGAAATTCAACTAATATTATTACCATCATTGCTCATCGcgtatgcatatatgcatCACTATAAGTTCGAACAACAAACGTACCCTCCTCAATTAGCTACATTCAAAAATATACCAGTTAAAATACACTTCCTCTGACTAACGCGGGTTCAAACGCAACACTGGTCTTAGATTTTAGCAAGTAACGTAGTAAGGCATCTTTGTCAGTGGTAAGCCTCCGAAGTGCCCCCCTCTTTGGCCCCTCCAAGTCTCAGCAAAGCCCACGCACTGGGGACAacgttatagatatataggaTTATAGGTGtacaaatataggtatatcatacATATGAACGTATAACACTAGTATCACTGCATATGAGCTGTGATAACAGCGTAAGTTGGAACGAACTCTGACCCCGGTGTGCATCGGTACGACGTTGCTAGCTGAAGGTATTGCATACTTCCATCATCTGTGATAAATGCCAGACCTGATACGAGTAATATAGATTGAGCTGATTCTACATTTTGCTCCACGTACGTTGCTTGATCCATGTTATTTATCACACTAGGCGAACTTGACACGTGCCGCATAATCCGATCGATAAACAATATGGTACACGGTATTGTTTATTGttacgtacacctacgtacACTACATACGCAAGACACGTGGGGCTTCGCAAGCATTGAGGAATTGCCAGCGAATTCATTGACCACTATAGGTAATCGGGATCTTATTGGAATGTATCTTGAGTTTCACGTGCATATTTATGGCGTATCAAGCTCCCGCTCATAATGCCTGTGCGAACATATTTGCTATCAATTTGAATGAATGCGGAAAAGATGAATAAGATGAGGCCagtcgtgattatttttttcttttaaatttcgaGGATGTTTTCAGcctcttttcctctcgttttctGATCTAATTTCATTCTCCTCATCTACATAATAATCTGCTCGATCCTTTTGCCGGTCCATATAATGAAACATTTACCACAATTGCAGATACAAGGAACTTGAAAGGCTTCCTAAGCTTCCCGTTTTAACCTTTTAGGGTAATAGCCAATTGTCTAGACTCTTTAACAGGTTGTTGATTCGCTTAGAATTTCCAATAATACCTCGTCAAAAGAAAATGCTGTACCGGATTCGATCGTCTGAATCGAATATCTTTGAACTAGCCGGATTCAGGGCCAAAAAATAAGTGACTCGTCGATCGTCGCGTCAGTTTCATTTTTGGTGGATACGTAGGATGTGGAAACATTCATACAAGATAAATTGGAATGATTGAATTACGCAGatgtattataataacaacgtTCCATattagtgaaaaaatatttaacaattTAAATTCGCCCATCTTCAATTCGCAGAACCATCGgatgggaaaataataatagttattTAAATGTATGATCATTGGCTAAAATAAAAACCGCATACGGGGTCCTACGAATATATAAATTACTTCTGAAAACTCGAATATGGGTATAATATTTCgaattcatcaattaatttaattatagtCATCAATTGATTACTACCATTTTTACGTACATGCAATTAAGTATTTAGAATATTCAAGCCTATACACCTTTTGCTTGTCAGGCACTTGACTATCACGTATTTGTTGCCAGTTGCATTATTAATGCCCTTACAAGAATATCAATAGAATCACTGACTAATCTCAGCTTGTCAGATAATGTAGCAATTCCAGTCTTTTCCTCAATATTTAAATCACCTAAACTGTTTAATTCTTCGAAtgtctgattttttctcataatttcgtacactgtattcacagttattttttcattaacaTCTGTACTCAccggaaagaattttttcaaatatcatcagccgctgaaaattattgaaatgcaTATTTACATTGCTAATATTCAGTAGGTGTCACTGGATTAGTTTCAAAAGTACTGGCAGTTGTGTCGGCGGGTATCAATGATTGAGTTTCTTCTCGAGACCATTTAGATCGGCAGCCGAAATAAGCCGCAGTTAAACATAGTGCAAATCCTATGACGCCTAAGGCAATGAATATGTAATGCCCCAACGTTGGCAGTGCCAAAAGGAACTTGATCTGCGATGCATAATTTGATGTTAGTCGTGCTTCCTGCCTGAACCATAGCATCGGAACGTATGTTTTTGGAATGCCACTCAGTATGCTGGAATTATTCAACGTTTTGATATGATGGCAGGGttgattcaattaaaaaaaaaaaagatatgatAATAACTTCATCCGGTATGGTTCTAATAAATTAATAGTAGCCGCTTACGATATTGAAGAAATTGGTTCGACCATGATATTGATCTGCATCTGTGCTTTGACATCTAGTGGAATTCCGGTGTTCTATGATAATCAAAAAAGTGAACGTCATGTTAccattgaaatgaattttaagGTAGTAAGTAGTCAATATTGAGATATAACTCGCCGGTTCTAGGGTCATTTCAAAGTTGTACTCTTCTTGTTTTGGGTTCATCCCGGAAATAGCATTTGCATACGAGTCGTCAGCAAGGTAGAAATGTGGTAAGCCGATGAACGCAGGTGCGCCAAACCTGCACTGGGATACGTCGAGTAATCCACTGGGTTGACACTCATCAGACTTGCTGCAATAACATGCTCTAGATGGAACGATGGATCCATTATCAAAGGTCCTCGAATCGGTAACAAATGTAGCACCTCTCAGGCCTGAGAAGAAGGAATCGTTGACACGTGTCAGACTAAGAGATCTGAAACATTAGGATCGAATCAGTTTATGGAAACTGGAAACTCTATTGACCAAAAATTGCTATTAGACCCACGTGCAAATATCAGGGGCAAATATCTCCACTGTATCTATTTCTCCGATCGGTGACCAAAGCTCACCCGTTGTGCCTCTAATCTCACTGCACTCTCCTTCCCAATGGTCTGATTTATTCCTATAGTTCCACAAATCTAGGACGCCTAGATCCGAGATATTTGGATTACCTGTGCGCATGTTGAATATACCGTCATAGGTAGTGGAGCCATTGCGCTGAGgggttaaaaaattcattagcaAATTGTCAGCTCAAAGACATTAGAATAACGGTAATTAATTTACGTCATAGAACCATCCAAACTTGTCAAAGGGAATATTAAACCGCGACATATTGAGTTTTCTGGCAAAGTCCAGAAGTTGATCATCGTACCCCTCAAACAAAAGTTCTCTGACAGTTTTCGTTGTGAATAAAGTCTTTCTCAATTGTACCAGGACACCATTGACTATGATGCGTAGCCATCTTGGCTCATTCCGTATGGCAAAGCCAACTGtctggaaaaataatataagtttttcattcttttacgTAGTTCATGAGACATGAGTTATAGGACATGATCCCAGCATAGCTCTTGGGAACATACAGCAGAAATGACATCCAGGTTTGTTACTTTATCATCGAGAGTTCCATTTGACATGGACTCCTCAAAGTACCAGAATCTCTGCTGCCTAAACGTTATAGTACCATTATCATGCCAAGACTGGTTTACTTTTATATGGACTTCCCtgtggattaaaaaaaaaagccccaTTAACAATAGAACACAGGGCTCCTTGGATCTTTGTACTGGACAAAGTTTAGCTAAAATGTGAAGCTGCCTCACCTAAAGACATAGGGACCCATTTGCACAAAGTTAGGTTTGGTAGTAGCAGTGTTTGAGAATTCTTCAGTATTGGTCCAATTGTACAAATAGATATTGCAGTACATTGGAATTGGTGTCTTCTGCCACATGCCATAACTCTTCGATGTTGGGGTCAAAGTCAATTCCTGTTAACAGAATCTTTTCATTATCAAATGTTGCATTCATATAATACAAAGTTTAATCAGTCGCCATTAAAAatcatgagaaaaataaaaatacctaATAGCAATTACTTACATCATCGAGAATGTTTTCAACTATTGGCACCCAGTATATTCCAAGAACTATAGAACTAATCAACAGTACTATACCAACTccaaatattataaaaatcccGCACTTTGTGATTGCCATTTTGGCAAATATCCTGAAACacatgaaaaatcttttttagACTTTACAATTGATGTCAAACTGGTCAAATCAAATTAAATCAGTATGGATACAGAGTTGCTTAGGGAATTGGGCAGTAAATTTTACCCTGGTGCTCGAACATTAGCATGTTTATTGCCAACTGAAGGATGCGTAATACCTTCATTTTGACATTCATTGGCAAGAAGAGGATCAGTAGTTATCGCACCGTAATTGTTGGTCATAATTATTTAGGTAGAAACACAATCTCTTTGTGCACCAAACCCAATCCGATCTCAAACAAAGCAGACAGGTTTTCTGAGATATCAAGATTTCCACTTTATCCGACTTCAAAGTTCAAACTCGGTTAATCATATGCGCCGCAAATAGCATGTGTGTCATTCTCGGAGTTAGCTTCAACAATGAATTCTTTTTACCGAACAGTTTAATATTTAACATTTGCTATAACGATGTATAGTCAACTACATGCAGACAATCAGCGTATTTTTAAGTATCTTCGTCACCGCAATGTACTTAGCGTGGTATTCGGCGAACTCGAAACACTGGTTAGGAAAAGTTTCAATGAACTGTGATCGCAAATCATAATAACAAATAAGCCAAGAACCAGTCCACCGATTATAGATAAGTGATAACGCGAAGATACGTCACAACCACATTGCCGCAGTCATGGCACTATGGCAGACTTTCGAATGTCGTCTGCACAGTCTCGTCTGTCAGAATAATGGCGCATATCTGTCAGAAAGCACGTGCACAGTTGGGGCGCAGCTAACTTCGCGCACTCGTCACGTGGTGTGTTGCAGTTTGAATTCAAATCATACCTGGTACATATCTTCagtcgttgactgatgattggtATCAGTCAACGACGAAAGCCtaacatattttatttatttatgtatttaccACATTTCAAAGTATAATATCCTATCTATTCTCAATGGTATAATTACGGATAGTATGATGGAAATGGGCatacgtattttatttctcgattttAGCCACCGTTTTGATTATTCAATATATGGCTTGCTTCAATTCAAGCACCTATAGTAATGTACATCTCTCTTACCCTGCATCCTTGGGTTCTGGACTCTTTGGCTTGTCTTTAAGCGGCGATGCTGGAGTAGCTTCTTTTTCAGTTGGCTGATTATTATTTGGCACAAAAATTGGCTCTTTACCCTGCGCGTTCGTATGTAATTCTCCATTTCCCGTACTACGAATAATATAGAAACCTCAcaattttaaattgaaaaatgttggaTAGTAATTATGAAACGAAGATGGAAGTGCGGTGCAATACGAAAAATTACTACATGCTATATCTGGATTAATCAATGAAAACTTATACTAAAACAAGTTTCCGTTGTATATTCGAAGGCATCACCGAAAATTATGTGAATATCAGATCCTAAAGATGACACGAAGGGTCATCGAAACAAAAAGACTGTTATCATCCTAAAAAAACTTCAATGCCTTTGCTGCCGGCTATGCGAGCGTCGTCGACAACCACGCGTCGATAATTATTGATCAGAGATTTAATGCACGTGTGTGATCAGAGAATATCCTATATAAATTTACAGTGATCAGTACCACATGCATATTTGATGACTGAATCTTACTCAATAGCGGAGAG contains:
- the LOC105684630 gene encoding protein croquemort-like isoform X5, which produces MCTGNGELHTNAQGKEPIFVPNNNQPTEKEATPASPLKDKPKSPEPKDAGIFAKMAITKCGIFIIFGVGIVLLISSIVLGIYWVPIVENILDDELTLTPTSKSYGMWQKTPIPMYCNIYLYNWTNTEEFSNTATTKPNFVQMGPYVFREVHIKVNQSWHDNGTITFRQQRFWYFEESMSNGTLDDKVTNLDVISATVGFAIRNEPRWLRIIVNGVLVQLRKTLFTTKTVRELLFEGYDDQLLDFARKLNMSRFNIPFDKFGWFYDRNGSTTYDGIFNMRTGNPNISDLGVLDLWNYRNKSDHWEGECSEIRGTTGELWSPIGEIDTVEIFAPDICTSLSLTRVNDSFFSGLRGATFVTDSRTFDNGSIVPSRACYCSKSDECQPSGLLDVSQCRFGAPAFIGLPHFYLADDSYANAISGMNPKQEEYNFEMTLEPNTGIPLDVKAQMQINIMVEPISSISILSGIPKTYVPMLWFRQEARLTSNYASQIKFLLALPTLGHYIFIALGVIGFALCLTAAYFGCRSKWSREETQSLIPADTTASTFETNPVTPTEY
- the LOC105684630 gene encoding protein croquemort-like isoform X2, whose translation is MRHVESESIELQTVTNSNNNVPDLSAIDTGNGELHTNAQGKEPIFVPNNNQPTEKEATPASPLKDKPKSPEPKDAGIFAKMAITKCGIFIIFGVGIVLLISSIVLGIYWVPIVENILDDELTLTPTSKSYGMWQKTPIPMYCNIYLYNWTNTEEFSNTATTKPNFVQMGPYVFREVHIKVNQSWHDNGTITFRQQRFWYFEESMSNGTLDDKVTNLDVISATVGFAIRNEPRWLRIIVNGVLVQLRKTLFTTKTVRELLFEGYDDQLLDFARKLNMSRFNIPFDKFGWFYDRNGSTTYDGIFNMRTGNPNISDLGVLDLWNYRNKSDHWEGECSEIRGTTGELWSPIGEIDTVEIFAPDICTSLSLTRVNDSFFSGLRGATFVTDSRTFDNGSIVPSRACYCSKSDECQPSGLLDVSQCRFGAPAFIGLPHFYLADDSYANAISGMNPKQEEYNFEMTLEPNTGIPLDVKAQMQINIMVEPISSISILSGIPKTYVPMLWFRQEARLTSNYASQIKFLLALPTLGHYIFIALGVIGFALCLTAAYFGCRSKWSREETQSLIPADTTASTFETNPVTPTEY
- the LOC105684630 gene encoding protein croquemort-like isoform X6, which translates into the protein MTNNYGAITTDPLLANECQNEGITHPSVGNKHANVRAPGIFAKMAITKCGIFIIFGVGIVLLISSIVLGIYWVPIVENILDDELTLTPTSKSYGMWQKTPIPMYCNIYLYNWTNTEEFSNTATTKPNFVQMGPYVFREVHIKVNQSWHDNGTITFRQQRFWYFEESMSNGTLDDKVTNLDVISATVGFAIRNEPRWLRIIVNGVLVQLRKTLFTTKTVRELLFEGYDDQLLDFARKLNMSRFNIPFDKFGWFYDRNGSTTYDGIFNMRTGNPNISDLGVLDLWNYRNKSDHWEGECSEIRGTTGELWSPIGEIDTVEIFAPDICTSLSLTRVNDSFFSGLRGATFVTDSRTFDNGSIVPSRACYCSKSDECQPSGLLDVSQCRFGAPAFIGLPHFYLADDSYANAISGMNPKQEEYNFEMTLEPNTGIPLDVKAQMQINIMVEPISSISILSGIPKTYVPMLWFRQEARLTSNYASQIKFLLALPTLGHYIFIALGVIGFALCLTAAYFGCRSKWSREETQSLIPADTTASTFETNPVTPTEY
- the LOC105684630 gene encoding protein croquemort-like isoform X4 yields the protein MGNTGNGELHTNAQGKEPIFVPNNNQPTEKEATPASPLKDKPKSPEPKDAGIFAKMAITKCGIFIIFGVGIVLLISSIVLGIYWVPIVENILDDELTLTPTSKSYGMWQKTPIPMYCNIYLYNWTNTEEFSNTATTKPNFVQMGPYVFREVHIKVNQSWHDNGTITFRQQRFWYFEESMSNGTLDDKVTNLDVISATVGFAIRNEPRWLRIIVNGVLVQLRKTLFTTKTVRELLFEGYDDQLLDFARKLNMSRFNIPFDKFGWFYDRNGSTTYDGIFNMRTGNPNISDLGVLDLWNYRNKSDHWEGECSEIRGTTGELWSPIGEIDTVEIFAPDICTSLSLTRVNDSFFSGLRGATFVTDSRTFDNGSIVPSRACYCSKSDECQPSGLLDVSQCRFGAPAFIGLPHFYLADDSYANAISGMNPKQEEYNFEMTLEPNTGIPLDVKAQMQINIMVEPISSISILSGIPKTYVPMLWFRQEARLTSNYASQIKFLLALPTLGHYIFIALGVIGFALCLTAAYFGCRSKWSREETQSLIPADTTASTFETNPVTPTEY
- the LOC105684630 gene encoding protein croquemort-like isoform X7, translated to MAITKCGIFIIFGVGIVLLISSIVLGIYWVPIVENILDDELTLTPTSKSYGMWQKTPIPMYCNIYLYNWTNTEEFSNTATTKPNFVQMGPYVFREVHIKVNQSWHDNGTITFRQQRFWYFEESMSNGTLDDKVTNLDVISATVGFAIRNEPRWLRIIVNGVLVQLRKTLFTTKTVRELLFEGYDDQLLDFARKLNMSRFNIPFDKFGWFYDRNGSTTYDGIFNMRTGNPNISDLGVLDLWNYRNKSDHWEGECSEIRGTTGELWSPIGEIDTVEIFAPDICTSLSLTRVNDSFFSGLRGATFVTDSRTFDNGSIVPSRACYCSKSDECQPSGLLDVSQCRFGAPAFIGLPHFYLADDSYANAISGMNPKQEEYNFEMTLEPNTGIPLDVKAQMQINIMVEPISSISILSGIPKTYVPMLWFRQEARLTSNYASQIKFLLALPTLGHYIFIALGVIGFALCLTAAYFGCRSKWSREETQSLIPADTTASTFETNPVTPTEY
- the LOC105684630 gene encoding protein croquemort-like isoform X1 — translated: MFRRNCNLRIGERADTCIFYSSVLCSDDNQSYVSVVKTSVSTHASCESELCTDTGNGELHTNAQGKEPIFVPNNNQPTEKEATPASPLKDKPKSPEPKDAGIFAKMAITKCGIFIIFGVGIVLLISSIVLGIYWVPIVENILDDELTLTPTSKSYGMWQKTPIPMYCNIYLYNWTNTEEFSNTATTKPNFVQMGPYVFREVHIKVNQSWHDNGTITFRQQRFWYFEESMSNGTLDDKVTNLDVISATVGFAIRNEPRWLRIIVNGVLVQLRKTLFTTKTVRELLFEGYDDQLLDFARKLNMSRFNIPFDKFGWFYDRNGSTTYDGIFNMRTGNPNISDLGVLDLWNYRNKSDHWEGECSEIRGTTGELWSPIGEIDTVEIFAPDICTSLSLTRVNDSFFSGLRGATFVTDSRTFDNGSIVPSRACYCSKSDECQPSGLLDVSQCRFGAPAFIGLPHFYLADDSYANAISGMNPKQEEYNFEMTLEPNTGIPLDVKAQMQINIMVEPISSISILSGIPKTYVPMLWFRQEARLTSNYASQIKFLLALPTLGHYIFIALGVIGFALCLTAAYFGCRSKWSREETQSLIPADTTASTFETNPVTPTEY
- the LOC105684630 gene encoding protein croquemort-like isoform X3; protein product: MPRSCSSSSYALMQFTGNGELHTNAQGKEPIFVPNNNQPTEKEATPASPLKDKPKSPEPKDAGIFAKMAITKCGIFIIFGVGIVLLISSIVLGIYWVPIVENILDDELTLTPTSKSYGMWQKTPIPMYCNIYLYNWTNTEEFSNTATTKPNFVQMGPYVFREVHIKVNQSWHDNGTITFRQQRFWYFEESMSNGTLDDKVTNLDVISATVGFAIRNEPRWLRIIVNGVLVQLRKTLFTTKTVRELLFEGYDDQLLDFARKLNMSRFNIPFDKFGWFYDRNGSTTYDGIFNMRTGNPNISDLGVLDLWNYRNKSDHWEGECSEIRGTTGELWSPIGEIDTVEIFAPDICTSLSLTRVNDSFFSGLRGATFVTDSRTFDNGSIVPSRACYCSKSDECQPSGLLDVSQCRFGAPAFIGLPHFYLADDSYANAISGMNPKQEEYNFEMTLEPNTGIPLDVKAQMQINIMVEPISSISILSGIPKTYVPMLWFRQEARLTSNYASQIKFLLALPTLGHYIFIALGVIGFALCLTAAYFGCRSKWSREETQSLIPADTTASTFETNPVTPTEY